The genomic DNA ttagggtttagggtttagggtttagggtttagggtttagggtttagggtttagggtttagggtttagggtttagggtttagggtttaggggtttggggtttggggtttggggtttggggtttggggtttggggtttggggtttggggtttggggtttggggtttggggtttggggtttggggtttagggtttggggtttggggtttagggtttagggtttagggtttagggtttagggtttagggtttagggtttagggtttagggtttagggtttagggtttagggtttagggttttggggtttagggtttggggtttagggtttggggtttagggtttagggttNNNNNNNNNNNNNNNNNNNNNNNNNNNNNNNNNNNNNNNNNNNNNNNNNNNNNNNNNNNNNNNNNNNNNNNNNNNNNNNNNNNNNNNNNNNNNNNNNNNNgaaaccccaaatgaaacccTATTGAAATCCCAAATGAACATTCGAATTTTCGCGACTAAGAACGGCtgaaaattcgaatttctttttttttgtctatctcATAAAGTccaatatttatttctttcaggTTGGTTATGCCGAAAATCAgatcttcaaattttttcttgttttcctcccctCGAAACGAACGTATGCTACCATAAGCATAAATGAAGTTTTACATTTTTGCATTTTCGTTACTCAAATATCAACGTTGAACCCCAAATATCACCGTCGAAACCTGAATACCCCTATGAAATCACAAATGAAATGTCTTTGAAACCCCAATTTAAGCCCATTGAAACCTCAAATGAAACCTTGTTGATACCCCaaatgaactttcatattttcgTGACCAAGAAAGGCTGAAAATTCGAATGTCTTTTTTTTGTCGTTTTCATAAAGTccaatatttatctcattcaggtTGGTTCGGCCGAAAATCAgaccttcaaattttttcttaatttcctcCCCTCGAAACGAACGTATGCTACCATAAGCATAAATGAAGTTTTACATTTTTGCATTTTCGTTACTCAAATATCAACGTTGAACCCCAAATATCACCGTCGAAACCTGAATACCCCTATGAAATCACAAATGAAATGTCTTTGAAACCCCAATTTAAGCCCATTGAAACCTCAAATGAAACCTTGTTGATACCCCaaatgaactttcatattttcgTGACCAAGAAAGGCTGAAAATTCGAATGTCTTTTTTTTGTCGTTTTCATAAAGTccaatatttatctcatttagGTTGGTTCAGCCGAAAATCAgaccttcaaattttttcttgttttcctctcCTCGAAAACAACGTATGCTATCGTAAGCATAAATGAGGTTttgcatttttgcattttcttgaCCCAAATATCAACGTTAAAACCCCAAATATTACCATGGAAACCTGAAAACCCCGTTGAAATCACAAACGAAACGTCGTTGAAACCTTTAATGAAACCCATTGAAACACCAAATCAAACCCTGTTAAAACCCCAAATGATctttcgtatttttttttttttttgtctatcttagaaaatccaatatttatctcattcaggtTGGTTTGGCCGAAAATcagattttcaaatttttgcttgTTTTCCTCCCCTCGAAAAGAACGTATGCTACCGTAAGCATAAATGAAGTTTTGCATTTTGGCATTTTCTTGACCCAAATATCAACGTTAAAACCCCAAATATCTCCGTTGAAACTTGAATACCCCATTGAAACCTCgattgaaaccccaaatgaaaccctgttgaaaccccaaatgaactTTCGTATTTTCGTGACCAAGAATGGCTGAAAATTCGAAAGTCTTTCTTTTGTCTATCTCATAAAGTCCAATATTTATTTCATTCCGGTTGGTTCGGCCGAAAATCAgaccttcaaattttttcttgttttcctcccctAAAAAACAACGTAGGTTATCGTTAGCATAAATGAAGTTtgcttttttgcattttcttaaCCCAAATATCAATGTTAAAACCCAAAATATCACCGTTGAAACCTAAAAACCCCGTTGAAATCTCAAATCAAACCCtgttgaaaccccaaatgaactTTCGTATTTTTGTGAGTTAGAAAGGCTGAAAATTtgaatgtcctttttttttgtctatcttagaaaatccaatatttatctcattcaggtTGGTTCGGCCGAAAATCAAAccttcgaatttttttttttttttgttttcctcccCTCGAGAAGAACTCATGCTACAGTAAGCATAAATGAAGTTCTGCATTTTTATGACCCAAATATCAACGTTGAAATCCCAAATATCACCGTTCAAACCTGAAAACCCTGTTGAAATGACAAATGAAATTTTGAAGCCCCAAATGAAACCATAATAGTGGTTTGGCATGGGGACGTACCTGCTGTGATTAGAAGGTCGATGGTTCCCACTCGGTGGACTCTGTCCCTGGCAAAGACAATTAGGGGGAAAGTTATTGGTCGAAGTTTCTCCCCACCAAATTGCATAAGATCGTACGCTGGGGCGTATAGTATGTCTGTAGAGCTGCCATTGTCTATCAACACCCGGTGAATGGTAAAGTTGGCCAGAGCCAGTGTGACTACCAGCGGATCATCATGGGGGTGTTGTAATTCACGTGCGTCTTCTTTAGTGAAAGTAATATCAGATATCTGCTCTGGTTGGTGAAACCTCAGGGTTTTTGTTGGGCAGTGCGTAATGTATACCTCCATTTCTCGGAGCCACCGGGTGTATGCCTTTCTTGATGGTTCGTCCTCAAATTTGGAGGTTGTCGTACGTCGGGACGTTCGTTCCGTTCTCTTCTGTTCTAGAACAACCTATCAATCAGCCTCTTCAATTGGTAGCAGTCTTCTGTGTCGTGCCCTATGTCTCGATGGTATTCGCAGTACTTGTCTGTTTTTCTTGCTTCTGGAGGCGATCATATGGGATTTGGCCAATGAAATCCCAGGTGATTCCTTACTTGCATTAACAAGTTAGTTGTCGTACCTGGCATTGGAGGTGGATGTTGTAGTTGGCCGCGTTGGAAGCGTGAAGGAGGTACGCGCTGGATATGTTTTGAATCGGTTATCTGCTTGACGAGGCCGCAAACTATTCTCTGGTTGtctgctttctttctttctttttggaggTTGCTGGGATTGTTCGACGAAGGCTTTTACTGTTTCTTTGCCGTTGATGAATTTCTCAGCTCTCAACATGAGCTCATCTAAATCGCTTGGATGATCGCGGCTTACATCGGCCATGAATGGATTGTATGGCCATATCTAGCCCATCAAAGCAGGGTGCATGATTCTTTCGTCTTAGTCATCGATTGTGAGCTTTTTGCGGTAGAATTAAGCCATATAGCTTTTCAATTACTCGTCACGTTACTGTTTGATGGTTAGCAGATATGCCGCCGGCGGTTTCCAATGAAATGAGAAAGGAAATTCTTATCGAGTTCAGCAAAGGTTCCTACTGACTGAGGTTGCAGACTGCTAAACCAGCGCTTGGCAGCTCCTTTAAGGGTGAAGGGGAACGCCCGGCATAGGGTTGCGTCAGATGAAGCCTGCAGTGTCGTGAGCTCTGTAGTTTCAAGGTGGTCCGCCGGATCTTGGCTTCCATCATAACGATCCATGCGTGGCAACTTGAACTTCTCGGGTAGACCAGCTTCTATGATTTTCTTAGTAAACGATAGATCTGTCACCAAGGAATCATGATTTGCGATGCGAGAGTCATTCAAGCGATGGGTTATGTTATCCAACATAGCTTGGATAGCGTCCATCCATGCGCTACTCGTGGAAATATCTTCTTGGGTTGGAGGTAGTCTGGGAGCTCCAAGGTTTCCATTATTTGCTCGTTCTGTGCTTCTAAGTTTCCCAAACGCTTGCTTTTCTACCTCCTGAGCACAACATGGCGATCGCTGAGGAGGAAGAAAAGCTCCTGGCAGCGGGATTCATCAGAAAAGTTGACTACCCAACCTGGATCTCTAATGTTGTAATGGTGAAGAAAGCAAACGGTAAGTGGCGTATATGCGTTGATTTTACGGATCTCAACCAAGCTTGTCCCAAAGACAATTTTTCGTTGCCCCGAATTGATCTCTTAATAGACTCCACCGCTGGTCACGAGCTGTTAAGCTTCATGGACGCCTTCTCCGGCTACAACCAAATCAAGATGGACCTAGCGGACCAGGAGAAAACGGCCTTCATCATCGACAGAGGACGTTATTGCTACATCACTATGCCCTTTGGATTAAAGAACGCAGGGGCCACACACCAGAGGTTAGTAAATTCCATGTTTAAAAAGCAAATAGAACGTAATGTTgaagtttatgttgatgatatttttgtttaaagtCGTTATGCTATTGACCATGTAACTGATTTAGAAGAAGCCTTTGAGGTCTTAGAAGAACATAACATGAAACTTAACCCCTCTAAGTGTGCCTTTGGAGTGTCTTCCGGCAAATTTTTGGGATTCATGGTGTCTCAGCGAGGCATCAAAGCAAACCTATAAAAGATTAAAGCCCTTTTTGACATGCAGCTGCCCCGTAATACTAAAGAGTTGTAGCGTCTCACTGGATGTCTGGCAACACTCAATAGGTTCATAGCCCAATCCACAGATAGAAGCCTCCCATTCTTTAAGATACTACGGAAATCGTTTGAGTGGAATGACGAATGCAAGGTAGCATTTAAGAACCTTAAGGAATACTTGGCTTCACCACCACTCCTTAATAGAGCCGAACTTGGGGAGCCGCTCTATGTCTATCTGGCGTCCACCACCACTACTGTCAATTTCGTTCTTATCAGGGAAggtcagaaaataaaaaaaacgagTCTACTACACCAGTTGCATACTGTAGGGGGCAAAAACCAAATATCCAGGAATTGAGAAGTTGGCATTCGCTTTGATCACCATTGCCAGACGGCTCCGACCTTATTACCAAGCTCATCCTATTGAGGTACTTACTAGTCATCCACTAAAGAAGTCTCTCCACAAGTCGAACACATCGAGTTGCTTGGTACAATGGTCCGTCGAACTAGGCGACTTCGATATTGGGTATCTCCCAAGGACCGCAATAAAGGCACAAGTAGTTGCACTTTTTCTGGGACAATTCACCGAAGACACTGAAGAAACCAATGAAGGTAATAAAGAGCCCGTTTGGTTCATTGAAGTTGATGGGTCATCATCCTTGGAAAGAAGTGGAGCTGGAATTGTTATCAAAACACCTGATGGGGTCACCGTTAAACACGCAGTTCGGTTCAAGTTCCAGGCAACAAATAACAAAGCACAATATGAGGCACTCATTGCCGGACTACATATGCCTAAacaacatggagccaacagtgTAAGTGTACAGAGCGACTCTCAATTGGTGGTAGGCCAGTTAATGGGCGAATATGAagcaaaaggagaaaaaatcaaACTGTACCTGCAGAAAGCACTGGATGACAAGGATACATTTACAAAGTTTTGCATTCAGCAAGTCTCTCGAGACTCAAATGTTAAGGCGAACCAACTGGCCCATCTGGCTTGATCCAGTTCTGAATCACCCCCGGGGGAGAAAACCACTATCAGCGAATCGAAAACACCAGCAATTGAGGACCACCAAGCTTCCAGGTATACATTATTTAAATCTGTAGTAAAATACCTTGTTGAAGGCAACCTTCAGGAGAATCCCGCAAAAGCCAAAGCAGTCCGCTGCCGGGCATCGAGGTACCTAATCCAGAATGATGTTTTATACAAGCGAAGCTTTATTCATCCACTCTTGCGATGTTTATCCAATAATGAAGCGGACAATGTCTTGAGAGAAATCCACGAGGGAATATGCGGGAACCACTCAGGGAAGAGATCCCTGGCACACAAAGCCTTGAGGGCAGGATACTGTTGGCCAACAATGGCTCAAGATGCACACGACATGGTCAAAAATTGTAAGAAGAGCCAACAGTTTGCAAACGTCCCAAAGAGTCCGCCGGAAGATCTCACATCAATATTCACTCCTTGGCCGTTCACACTATCGGGGGTAGACATTGTAGGATCCTTACCATCGGGAAAAGGAGGAGTCAAGTTTGCCCTAGTGACGGTCGACTACTTCACCAAGTGGGCAGAAGCCAAAGCATTAGCCACCTTCACATAAAAGAATATGAACACTTCATGTGGCGATCTGTGGTCTATCGGTTTGGTATCCTGAACTCAAATACCTTATGAAAACTGACCCCCACAATTTAGAATTAAATCCCTACCATATTTAGCAGAGTTTGTTTCACTCGATAAGACATTTACCATGTTCAACTACTTTGTAAACATTTACCATGCTGAAGTGCTTGTACCATATTTGAGAAATACGCTTGTACTAGAAAATGTAGTAGTTTACAAgtcaaagcaaacaaaaaattaaaattaaaatactttcGATCAATTGGTTTGTGTAACTTACTAGAAAACTAGTATACCCTAAAACTTGTGATGCATTCCTAACAATTACATAAGGCCTCCTTCTTTAGTATCAAGGCTAgatatctctctccctctctctctttctcttgagGGCGGGATACTGTTGGCCAACAATGGCTCAAGATGCACACGACATGGTCAAAAGTTGTAAGAAGAGCCAATAGTTTGCAAACGTCCCAAGGAGTCCGCCGGAAGATCTCACATCAATATTCACTCCTTGGCCGTTCACACTATCGGGGGTAGACATTGTAGGATCCTTACCACCGGGAAAAGGAGGAGTCAAGTTTGCCCTAGTGACGGTCGACTACTTCACCAAGTGGGCAGAAGCCAAAGCATTAGCCACCTTCACATAAAAGAATATGAACACTTCATGTGGCGATCTGTGGTCTATCGGTTTGGTATCCTGAACTCAAATACCTTATGAAAACTGACCCCCACAATTTAGAATTAAATCCCTACCATATTTAGCAGAGTTTGTTTCACTCGATAAGACATTTACCATGTTCAACTACTTTGTAAACATTTACCATGCTGAAGTGCTTGTACCATATTTGAGAAATACGCTTGTACTAGAAAATGTAGTAGTTTACAAgtcaaagcaaacaaaaaattaaaattaaaatactttcGATCAATTGGTTTGTGTAACTTACTAGAAAACTAGTATACCCTAAAACTTGTGATGCATTCCTAACAATTACATAAGGCCTCCTTCTTTAGTATCAAGGCTAgatatctctctccctctctctctttctctcgagGGCGGGATACTATTGGCCAACAATGGCTCAAGATGCACACGACATGGTCAAAAGTTGTAAGAAGAGCCAACAGTTTGCAAACGTCCCAAAGAGTCCGCCGGAAGATCTCACATCAATATTCACTCCTTGGCCGTTCACACTATCGGGGGTAGACATTGTAGGATCCTTACCATCGGTAAAAGGAGGAGTCAAGTTTGCCCTAGTGACGGTCGACTACTTCACCAAGTGGGCAGAAGCCAAAGTATTAGCCACCTTCACATAAAAGAATATTGAACACTTCATTTGGCGATCTGTGGTCTGTCGGTTTGGTATCCTGAACTCAAATACCTTTTGAAAACTGACCCCCACAATTTAGAATTAAATCCTTACCATATTTAGCAGAGTTTGTTTCACTCGATAAGACATTTACCATGTTCAACTCCTTGTAAACATTTACCATGCTGAAGTGCTTGTACCATATTTGAGAAATACGGTTGTACTAGAAAATGTAGTCATTTACAAgtcaaagcaaacaaaaaattaaaattaaaatattttcgatCAATTGGTTTGTTTAACTTACTAGAAAACTAGTATACCCTAAAAACTGTGATGTATTCCAAACAATTACATAAGGCTTCCTTCTTTAGTTtcaaggctatatatatatatatatatatatatatattctctctctctctctctctctgttttgagGGCGGGATACTGTTGGACAACAGTGGCTCAAGATGCACACGACATGGTCAAAAGTTGTAAGAAGAGCCAACAGTTTGCAAACATTCCACGGAGTCCGCCGGAAGATCTCACATCAATATTCACTCCTTGGCCGTTCACACTGTGGGGGGTAGACATTGTAGGATCCTTACCACCGGAAAAAGGAGGAGTCAAGTTTGCCCTAGTGACGGTCGACTACTTCACCAAGTGGGCAGAAGCTAAAGCATTAGCCACCTTCACATAAAAGAATATTGAACACTTCATGTGGCCATCTGTGATCTGCCGGTTTAGTATCCCGAACTCAAATACCTTCTGAAAACTGACCCCCACAATTTAGAATTAAATCACTACCATATTTGGCAGAGTTtgttaaacaaaattaaatggaacaaaactaaaaacaaaataacttgCACACGATTTCAACTGCACTTTGAGATTatcattcttaatttttaatctattggttGTCAAAGTTGAagttaaataaacaaaaaatgaaagaaacaaataataagTTAGAATATGGaacaaagcaaaataattacatattaCATGAATTCCATCTCCATGCTTAGTTACTAACTTAAACATATAACATATAGTCTAAACATATAACATATTGTCCAGTCGGCTGTTCAAGTACGTACATCGACATGGTCAACATGAACCATATATGGTACTTtctcataacaaaaaaaaataattacatcaCATAAACCATATGGTAACTCCCCGATTCCAGCCGGCTGTTCAAGTACATACATCCACATGGTCCACATGAACCATAGTactttctcaacaaaaaaaaataattacatcaCATAgtactttctcaaaaaaataattacatcaCATAAACTATATGGCAACTCCCCGGTTCctgaaaacagaagaaaaaatagataagctatcaaagcaaacaattacAACAAGAGCCTCACAGAGGTTTAAAACCAATCTACTTGCTCATAGATAAGCTATCTCCCTACCATCATCACTCACAGTTAGCCCAAGTAATTTGTTTAGCTTCCGTTTTAATACACAGGTTTAAAACCAATCTACTTGCTCATAGATAAGCTATCTCCCTACCATCATCACTCACAGTTAGGCTAAGTAATTTGCTTAGCTTCCGTTTTAATACATTAGCAAGAAAGGGCAATCATATCTCCTATCATGGATGAAGACAACACAAATCAAATACAATCCAACAATGCAAAAGCAGCATAGATGAAAGAAAGTAGCATATGAAATTGGTTTATATAGGAAGGATGGGCTTTGTAAAAGCACTAAAAACAACACCCAATATTTTAAGGCAACCTCCTATGGTGGGGGGACATCGTTATGAAAACCCATTGGAGATGCTCAGAACACCATAACCGTATTGCCTCAAAGTATGCATCAACTGAGATCTCGTGAACTAGCTCACTGAGCAGGttcatgcaaaaaaaaattaaaaaaataacttactAATGCATCGTGTGGTGAAGAAATATCCGTCAGAGATTGACATTGAAATTCTATAATGAGTCGAAGAAGAGGAAGATCCGATAGAATATGAATATTGGCGAATATGTTTGTCGCCATATAGAGCTCAAAACTCCTCAAGAAATAAACCTAGACGAATTTGCAAATCACCCACAACTACTTGTCAGTgttggagaaagagagaggggatGAAATGAAAACTAAGAGGATCGAGTGAGATGGTAGTTCTACACCTTTCTCGGTGGTCTTCTAATCACACCATTTATAAGGAAATGCGGTCCATCCGTGGGGGTGAgggttcaaaataaaatttataaaaaagaaaaaagaaaaaattttgacgaGTGAGAACTGAGGCAAATTGAAGGCAAACTTAAAATTCATTTAAGAAGCTGCATCTACTTGCCACGTATGAACATTATGAAACTGCACTTGCCCTTTGCATACAGCAATAaaaactaggggtgtcaaaaattaccggggaaccggaaccggaacctgaaaaccgggaaaccggggtcccggtttgaaaaatctaaaaaccgggTACTCCGGTTCCGAtaccggtttttggtacccggtttttaccaggaataccggaaccgggtttccattttatttaataatatttatatattattatatttatatattaatatatatattatatatattaatattttttacacttaggtttaggtttagggtattttaaaaaattaaatttttatttctaaggcccaaataggcaaaaacaatgatttttttaggatttttggactttttaagatttattttttaattatttggaacaatcacaacaaaactcCTTTAATTTAGATaaagaaactaatagatttttaaaaaaatgggccaacttatgaaaaaaaaattggcttattttaggcccaatacctaaaataagcccaaaaatcaattttttaaaaaaatcggttaccggaccgggtaataccggaaccggccggtaaccgaGACctcggttaaccggggtcccggttccggttccggttttagccaaaaaccgaaaaaccggaccgggttgacacccttAATAAAAACCAAGTAATGGTACACACGATTTcaccttctttttatttatttatttatttatttttatttatttaagtacatttatgtttgagaaatgctTGGTTGCAATAAAATGTCTATGTTTTGACCATAAATGTCCACGCGGCcagaattttaatttgaaaaaaaaaaaaaaaaacctctcttctctctctagGTCTCTCTCATGTTTTGGTTACTTTAGCATACACAAACCAGAATCATAAATTCCACAAAATGATAGAACAAAAATGACAGGTTCataggagagagaagagaggttttttttttcaatttaaaattctGGTCAGGTGGACATTTATGGCCAAAATAATATCAACATTTTATTGCAACCAAGCAATTCTGGTCAGGTGGATGAGTTTGATAGAGACGCGACCTTCTGTTCTGCGCGCGCACAGAGTCAGTGTTACGTTACACCGGTTTTTTCCTTCgcctctcttttctctctcactctgttGGACGTGGTGggcccttttctctctctcttcctctccctctccctccctctctctttaAACTCCGGGTTCACAGTACAAAAAACACTCCCTTGGTGCTTTTCAGCCGAAAAATTCAGTGAAAATGTATAAGTGAAAAGTaagtaaataagaaaaaaatgaagtatagaagaaaatataatggaaaattattttaaaaaataataactctTATGAAGAAAATTGGTCATGgtaaagaaattaagaaaaaaaaaatacaaaatgaaggaaaaatcaAGCTGGAGAAAATACGTTAAAAGttagaaaatgataaatcaagaaaatgatgtttaaaatatagaaaaaatgaGGAAAGAAGGAatggaaagagaaaataagaaaactaGCTCCAAACACACCCGAGCTTCTGGCCTGCAATCTGCCATAAAGTACACAACCATCTTTGTCATTCATGAACTAATTTGTTGGGATTGAAATCCAACAACCATTTACAGCAAGAAAAAATTCAACTAAATCtgtagaaaaatgaaaaatagttgAAAATGAATTAGCCTGCCAGCTTTCCTCTTATATGTCCCATCAGCAATTATCATAGGAACTTGATATGATGGAACACTCTCCCCACtaacaatataataattaaCTTCATTACTGAAGACAAGAGATGTTCAActactctttttgttttttacaacaATCATCAATTGGGACTAGTTGCTGCCATTTGTGAATTCATAATGACCTATTTTCTCGATAACTGAAATCGATAGACACGAGATTTTATAGCAAGAGAATAGAACCAGAAcggaacaaagaaaaaaaacccattaccgcaataatatttttaaaaaaaaaacaaaaaagaggaaaatttcAGTAAGTCCTTTGAACTTTTAGTCGATTTGATAAGCACTCTTTGAATTATTAAAACTTTCACTTAAGCCTTTTGAACTTTGGTTTGTTCTCACTTTAGACCTTTGTGTTAGTTTTTAATgttaaagtcaaataatttaactttttatacctaTTTTACCTCCAATCAAAACGATGTTACCTCGTTTTGGACTTCAAAACTACACCATTTTGGGCTTTAAAACATCACCACCCAactcaaaacaacgtcgttttgagcataatattaaaaaaaaaaaaaggtgggaggGAGGGGAATTGGgtgcttttgggggtggccggacgacccccttggccatgggggtggttcgaccacccctagATCTAGcagggggtggctccagccaccccttggccaaaaatggggtggtccggccaccccattttggcaatggggtggtccggcccaGCCACCCCGatttcgtgttttttttttaaaaaaaaaattaatgtaaaaaacATCGTTTAGGGATGGATATGTGTTGTGGTTTTAAGAtacaaaacggtgtagttttggggtGAGGGTAAAaggggcataaaaagtcaaactatTTGACTTTAATTTTCAACATAATGGTCCAAaatgagagcaaaccaaagtctAGAgagcctaagtgagagtttttaaaattcagaAGATGTTTGTCAAATCTGTTAGAACTTCGGAGAGGCTTAGTCAagtttcgaaaaaaaaaaaaaaaaaaaaaaaaaaacacacacacaacagttaataatttatatttttaaggaTGGATTGGTTTTTATCTTGACATGCCAGCTGTAAAAGATTTAATTGTAAACAAATTATTTTGGTAGATAATTAAAGACAACATCTTTTCATGGATGACAGGTGTTTCTTCACCAAATCTTGATCGTCTTCAAGCATTAGCGagttttcttttaacttttctttttttggtaaagttcatgtatctcaaatcattcataaaatcccttcaaactttcaattgttacAATGTTCCACCCAAACTAACACAATAATATCAATGTCCCCTTAAAGGctatcaaaaatataaaaatccgACTATATATTTTTAAGTAAGACACAAatactcttataaattcaaaaacaatttaaaaaaatcaaggttttttttttttcttaaaaaaaaaaagaaaattttaattaaaaaaaagattttaattaaattCCTTATTCACAGTACAAAAAAACTCCCTTGGTGCTTTTCAGCCGAAAAATTTAGTGAAAACGTAGaaacacatataaaaaaaaagtaattaaccatttttttttactgatttGTTTTATGAACACCCAAAAGCATTGTTTGC from Corylus avellana chromosome ca6, CavTom2PMs-1.0 includes the following:
- the LOC132185592 gene encoding uncharacterized protein LOC132185592, whose protein sequence is MAIAEEEEKLLAAGFIRKVDYPTWISNVVMVKKANGKWRICVDFTDLNQACPKDNFSLPRIDLLIDSTAGHELLSFMDAFSGYNQIKMDLADQEKTAFIIDRGRYCYITMPFGLKNAGATHQRFIAQSTDRSLPFFKILRKSFEWNDECKVAFKNLKEYLASPPLLNRAELGEPLYVYLASTTTTVNFVLIREGIEKLAFALITIARRLRPYYQAHPIEVLTSHPLKKSLHKSNTSSCLVQWSVELGDFDIGYLPRTAIKAQVVALFLGQFTEDTEETNEGNKEPVWFIEVDGSSSLERSGAGIVIKTPDGVTVKHAVRFKFQATNNKAQYEALIAGLHMPKQHGANSVSVQSDSQLVVGQLMGEYEAKGEKIKLSESPPGEKTTISESKTPAIEDHQASRYTLFKSVVKYLVEGNLQENPAKAKAVRCRASRYLIQNDVLYKRSFIHPLLRCLSNNEADNVLREIHEGICGNHSGKRSLAHKALRAGYCWPTMAQDAHDMVKNCKKSQQFANVPKSPPEDLTSIFTPWPFTLSGVDIVGSLPSGKGGVKFALVTVDYFTKWAEAKALATFT